From one Conexivisphaerales archaeon genomic stretch:
- a CDS encoding adenylate/guanylate cyclase domain-containing protein produces MGGSERRLAAIMFTDIVGYTTMVQENEATALKLLEEHRKVVRSTLALFGGKEVKTLGDGFLIKFGSAIQSIRFAFEIQKRFRKRNSRVEPGHQVWLRIGLHVGDVVEQRGDIVGDSVNLASRLVALSEPGGICMTQQVYDQVHRKLEIPISEFGRHRLKHVKETVQLYKVDFGERAEAEEFRERKRIAILPFSSISQHAEDEYFVDGMTEELISTLSQIEGLGVIARTSVMKYKGQQKRISEIGRELGVDVILEGSVRKAGPKLRIAAQLIDSKTEEHLWSQEYDRELTDVFAMQSDIAGRIAEAMRIEFLRETMVRLQSKSTKNLQSYELYLKGRFFWNKRTESDLKKAIRFFSASCRLDSSYAPSYSGLADSYSTLALLEFMPPRKAFPRAKVAAQKALKLNPKLADAHTSLGLIRFQYEWDWKGAEEEFKKAIELNPNYQFAHHFYADFLKARGRFDEALKEIGLAQELDPLSLSINTGVGHVLYLSGQYDNALDQYRRTVELDPNFLQARLWYGRPLLQKGMFREAISELQMAVKLSGRSTIALAMLGHAYASAGKRKEAEEILRELRALSTKKYVAPYWIAVVYNGMRDMERTFFWLRRALSERSSWLVWIGVEPRFSWLRRDLRFKEILESVGLK; encoded by the coding sequence TTGGGCGGTAGCGAAAGAAGACTGGCCGCGATAATGTTCACTGATATCGTCGGTTACACCACGATGGTGCAGGAGAACGAAGCTACTGCTCTGAAGCTTCTAGAGGAGCATCGAAAGGTCGTCCGTTCTACTCTCGCTCTCTTTGGAGGCAAAGAGGTCAAGACTCTGGGCGATGGCTTTCTGATAAAGTTCGGGAGTGCGATTCAGTCTATCAGGTTCGCTTTTGAAATTCAGAAGCGTTTCAGAAAGCGGAATTCAAGGGTTGAGCCAGGCCACCAGGTCTGGCTTCGCATCGGCCTGCATGTCGGAGATGTCGTTGAGCAGAGGGGAGACATCGTAGGAGATAGCGTCAACCTGGCCTCAAGGCTTGTCGCCCTCTCCGAGCCTGGGGGTATCTGTATGACACAGCAGGTTTACGACCAAGTGCACAGGAAGCTTGAGATTCCGATCTCCGAATTCGGGAGGCACAGGCTCAAGCACGTCAAGGAGACGGTCCAACTTTACAAGGTCGACTTCGGGGAGAGGGCAGAAGCAGAGGAGTTTCGAGAAAGGAAGAGAATAGCCATCCTTCCCTTCTCAAGCATAAGTCAGCATGCAGAAGATGAATACTTTGTCGACGGGATGACTGAGGAGCTAATTTCGACTCTCTCACAAATCGAAGGTCTTGGGGTCATCGCCAGGACCTCTGTGATGAAGTATAAGGGGCAGCAAAAGAGGATCTCAGAAATAGGGAGGGAGCTGGGTGTAGACGTGATACTGGAAGGAAGCGTAAGGAAGGCAGGACCCAAGCTGCGAATAGCAGCACAGCTTATCGACTCAAAGACTGAGGAGCACCTGTGGTCTCAGGAGTACGACCGTGAGCTGACGGACGTCTTCGCCATGCAGTCTGATATTGCTGGTCGGATAGCGGAAGCGATGAGAATAGAGTTCCTGAGAGAAACAATGGTTCGTCTTCAGAGCAAGAGCACAAAGAACCTTCAGTCTTACGAGCTGTACCTCAAAGGTAGGTTCTTCTGGAACAAGAGGACAGAGTCCGACCTGAAGAAGGCTATCAGATTCTTCTCTGCCAGCTGCAGGCTGGACAGCTCCTACGCTCCTTCCTACAGTGGTCTTGCAGATTCATACTCGACACTGGCCCTGCTCGAATTCATGCCGCCCAGGAAGGCCTTCCCTAGAGCTAAAGTAGCTGCACAGAAGGCGCTTAAACTTAATCCGAAGCTGGCTGATGCGCACACTTCGCTTGGCCTCATAAGATTCCAGTACGAATGGGATTGGAAGGGAGCCGAAGAGGAGTTCAAGAAAGCAATCGAGCTGAACCCCAATTACCAATTCGCGCACCACTTCTACGCAGACTTCTTGAAGGCGAGGGGTCGCTTTGACGAGGCCTTGAAGGAGATAGGCCTAGCGCAGGAGCTCGACCCTCTGTCTCTCTCAATCAATACAGGTGTAGGGCACGTTCTCTACCTCTCAGGCCAGTACGACAACGCCCTCGACCAGTACAGGAGGACAGTGGAGCTGGACCCTAATTTCCTGCAGGCCAGACTCTGGTACGGTAGACCGCTGCTTCAGAAGGGGATGTTCCGCGAAGCCATCTCGGAACTTCAGATGGCTGTGAAGCTCTCCGGCAGAAGTACAATAGCGCTTGCGATGCTAGGGCACGCCTATGCTTCGGCTGGAAAGAGGAAAGAGGCGGAAGAAATCCTGAGAGAGCTGAGAGCACTGTCAACGAAGAAGTACGTTGCACCATATTGGATCGCTGTGGTCTACAACGGTATGAGAGACATGGAGAGGACATTCTTCTGGCTCAGAAGGGCACTGAGCGAACGTTCTAGCTGGTTGGTCTGGATCGGTGTTGAGCCCAGGTTCAGTTGGTTGAGGAGGGACCTCAGGTTCAAGGAGATACTGGAATCTGTCGGCCTAAAGTAG
- a CDS encoding DUF5655 domain-containing protein, which translates to MPLFKVEKAGLTKLAITSLGKEKTIQKLFEENLPTVLNVDFLHSEYTTSFGGRIDTLGIDKNGSPVIIEYKRKEDDNVINQGLSYLKWLLDHRADFEILCRNRHIETEVDWTSPRVICVAESYNKFDLDAAEILPIKIELFKYRIYENDLLYVESESQKPVKIKTSKIFAKAKKTRDLEALQKTYSVESHLGKATSNVRELFLRLKERITSIDDSIVEEPKSTYIAYKLTTNFVDVLIQRNSLKIFLNMPSGKLEDPNHFARDLEKPKHVAHWGNGDYEVTIKNEQDLETAFPLIRQSYNYNK; encoded by the coding sequence ATGCCATTGTTCAAGGTAGAGAAGGCAGGACTTACCAAGCTGGCAATCACCAGTTTAGGCAAGGAGAAGACGATTCAGAAGCTATTCGAGGAAAACCTGCCGACCGTCTTGAACGTAGATTTCTTGCACAGTGAATACACAACTAGCTTTGGCGGAAGAATAGATACCCTAGGCATAGACAAGAACGGATCACCGGTAATTATCGAATACAAGAGGAAGGAGGACGACAATGTAATCAACCAAGGGCTTTCATATTTGAAATGGCTGTTGGATCACAGAGCAGATTTCGAGATTCTGTGCCGCAACAGACACATCGAAACTGAGGTAGACTGGACTTCCCCGAGAGTAATCTGTGTCGCTGAAAGCTACAACAAATTCGATTTGGACGCTGCAGAGATACTGCCAATCAAGATTGAGCTCTTCAAGTACAGAATCTATGAGAACGACCTACTGTACGTCGAGTCTGAATCCCAAAAGCCAGTCAAGATTAAGACATCGAAGATATTTGCGAAGGCGAAGAAAACGCGTGATTTAGAGGCTTTGCAGAAGACGTACTCGGTTGAGAGCCACCTCGGCAAGGCTACATCGAACGTTCGTGAGCTATTCCTAAGACTAAAAGAGAGAATTACGAGCATCGATGACTCGATCGTCGAAGAGCCGAAGTCCACGTACATTGCTTACAAGTTAACAACTAACTTCGTGGACGTTTTAATACAGAGGAATTCGCTGAAGATATTCCTGAACATGCCAAGCGGAAAACTGGAGGACCCGAACCATTTTGCACGAGACCTTGAGAAACCCAAGCACGTTGCACATTGGGGTAACGGCGATTATGAAGTTACAATCAAGAACGAGCAAGATTTGGAGACAGCATTTCCGTTGATCCGGCAATCATACAATTACAACAAGTGA
- a CDS encoding DUF365 domain-containing protein yields MKESVIGVVFPLLPEHTKRILEQKKDVLVKYVSRIPQKPQNFRLSKGMKVLFYVSGSGRRIAGEGEINEVVFMPPLEAYEKYRARIVLSRQELLDYARLQPKRTLDKELLVLEMKHLRKFDQAVTFPRNVSMAGQYITRESYETILPHS; encoded by the coding sequence TTGAAAGAGAGCGTTATTGGCGTTGTGTTTCCGCTACTCCCAGAGCACACGAAACGAATTCTTGAACAAAAGAAGGATGTTCTAGTAAAGTACGTTTCCCGAATTCCTCAGAAGCCGCAGAACTTTCGTCTAAGCAAGGGCATGAAGGTTTTGTTCTACGTGTCGGGTTCAGGACGTAGAATCGCGGGGGAAGGCGAAATCAACGAAGTTGTATTCATGCCTCCGCTCGAAGCGTATGAGAAATACCGCGCCCGAATCGTTTTGTCTCGCCAGGAGCTCTTGGATTATGCGAGGTTGCAACCCAAGCGGACGCTTGACAAGGAACTCTTGGTTTTGGAGATGAAGCACCTACGTAAGTTCGACCAAGCAGTGACCTTTCCAAGAAACGTGTCTATGGCCGGACAGTATATCACTAGAGAATCATACGAAACCATTCTGCCACACAGCTAG
- a CDS encoding DUF3883 domain-containing protein, which translates to MTGQEVLVFQTGAEEIGKVPMVVTEVRKRFKKITERTLIDAYIKGGGAELIQIVRSIIAAKLALQDEIASKSVYYKAERRGRLEERLGLLGFRNVSELTGSVFSLFKSVSSYYGYKVLDSNETMLKVRQESGMPISISKVDEVIRLLDGGEERRSPTPILVSYGPEERTMFVYSIEVGAKGGISLFREPVGLSDDGRLFVGKSLLEELTRSVDNLIGATDSSTQRIQPIDRLSAVRAPNLAEGSARKLLDPLEEYVKTLTGMGLRNVKDSFVKQEDVEARVAAEPLGVVTFVKKPLVSFEEIPREQREEAERRAVEVAMKIEREEGRIPREIPAAEQVTKHYDILSVDPVAKTERLIEVKGHMGPEVYGELTDDEGAVAQTEGSRYWLYIVYNIKVGSKLLRFRDPFSSMNYEIIEKVTKEKRYILWPRAV; encoded by the coding sequence TTGACCGGGCAGGAGGTGTTGGTCTTTCAGACCGGTGCTGAGGAAATAGGGAAGGTGCCGATGGTGGTCACCGAAGTTAGAAAGCGCTTTAAGAAAATTACCGAACGCACCTTGATTGACGCCTACATCAAGGGAGGGGGAGCGGAGCTGATCCAGATCGTGAGGTCGATAATCGCCGCGAAGCTCGCATTGCAGGACGAAATCGCAAGCAAGTCGGTCTACTACAAGGCCGAGAGGAGAGGTCGGCTCGAAGAGAGGCTTGGCCTGCTGGGGTTCCGAAATGTTTCAGAGCTCACAGGGTCGGTTTTCTCATTGTTCAAGTCCGTCTCTTCGTACTATGGTTACAAAGTCTTGGATTCGAACGAGACGATGCTCAAAGTTCGACAAGAGAGCGGCATGCCGATTTCCATATCGAAAGTCGACGAAGTCATCCGTCTTCTCGACGGCGGGGAAGAGCGGAGATCGCCCACCCCCATTCTCGTATCCTACGGGCCGGAAGAGAGGACGATGTTTGTCTACTCCATTGAGGTTGGGGCGAAAGGTGGGATCTCGCTGTTCAGGGAACCCGTCGGGCTCTCGGACGACGGCAGGCTATTCGTGGGAAAGTCATTGCTGGAAGAGCTGACTAGGAGCGTCGACAACCTAATCGGGGCAACCGATTCATCCACCCAGAGGATTCAACCAATCGACCGCCTGTCGGCAGTGAGAGCCCCAAATTTGGCCGAAGGCTCCGCACGCAAACTGCTTGACCCATTAGAGGAGTACGTGAAGACATTGACTGGTATGGGGCTCCGAAATGTGAAGGACAGTTTCGTCAAGCAGGAGGACGTCGAGGCCAGGGTCGCAGCCGAGCCACTGGGTGTAGTGACCTTCGTCAAGAAGCCCTTGGTTTCATTTGAAGAAATTCCGAGAGAGCAGCGAGAGGAGGCTGAAAGGAGGGCGGTGGAGGTCGCCATGAAAATCGAGAGGGAGGAAGGCAGAATCCCGAGGGAGATTCCGGCTGCGGAGCAGGTGACGAAGCACTATGACATCCTCAGCGTGGACCCGGTCGCGAAAACCGAGCGGTTGATAGAGGTCAAGGGGCACATGGGCCCCGAAGTCTACGGCGAACTGACTGACGACGAGGGAGCAGTCGCACAAACGGAAGGCAGCAGATATTGGCTCTACATCGTCTACAACATCAAGGTCGGCAGCAAGCTCCTGAGGTTCCGCGACCCCTTCAGCAGCATGAACTACGAAATAATCGAAAAGGTGACGAAGGAGAAGAGGTACATTCTCTGGCCCAGGGCGGTGTGA
- a CDS encoding MBL fold metallo-hydrolase, with protein MTEVKILSGNNIIGGNFVKITDGDDVLVFDQGIRFDIFGKYFSNWVQPKGIMELRRLGVLPGEEWYKDGKHVYITHLHLDHLGALSNVPSGVQVHLPGTPIYSEMKKRWENSPTWMNLIPENYYLDVKDVQAVSEDENRVMAIPVSHSAYPAFAYLYFGKSRTILYTGDMRVRGFVEGKDFKGIHKAPPLLEYLQSQHDLKIDSLIIEESNLGSERTPILPSHAISLIEKIIAPADLVIVTSHHLDVEFLVTVLGLVKKLDFKTFVTSETVAKGIRATGVPSEFKVLEESAETPLFHTAPLEVVLKDKSIVIASYYEIIDLFRSLEEANLRSKRVVYILTEPEPAAEEMQQYETVNRWLSMFGIQSYRLRVSGHYYPFEFEEILKTIKPKEIIPIHTFRADLMLRLAKAYMKK; from the coding sequence GTGACCGAAGTCAAGATCCTCTCAGGAAACAACATAATCGGAGGTAACTTCGTAAAGATAACCGATGGGGACGACGTTCTTGTATTCGATCAAGGCATCCGGTTTGACATTTTTGGCAAGTACTTCTCCAACTGGGTTCAGCCCAAGGGGATCATGGAGCTCCGAAGGCTGGGAGTTCTACCAGGGGAAGAGTGGTACAAGGACGGGAAGCACGTCTACATAACTCACCTTCACCTAGACCATCTGGGCGCTCTTTCAAACGTTCCTTCCGGAGTACAGGTGCACCTTCCCGGAACCCCGATTTACTCCGAAATGAAGAAGCGCTGGGAGAACAGTCCGACATGGATGAATCTTATCCCAGAGAACTATTACCTGGATGTTAAGGATGTTCAAGCCGTATCAGAAGACGAAAACAGGGTCATGGCAATCCCTGTATCTCACAGCGCGTACCCTGCCTTCGCCTACCTATACTTCGGCAAAAGCAGAACCATACTCTACACAGGAGACATGCGGGTAAGAGGATTTGTCGAAGGCAAGGATTTCAAGGGCATCCACAAGGCGCCACCCCTGCTGGAATACCTTCAGAGCCAGCACGACCTAAAGATTGATTCGTTGATAATAGAAGAGAGCAACCTCGGTTCTGAAAGGACACCGATTCTTCCTTCGCATGCTATCTCCCTTATCGAGAAAATCATAGCCCCAGCCGACCTGGTCATTGTGACAAGCCATCATTTGGATGTCGAGTTCCTAGTCACAGTCCTTGGACTGGTGAAGAAGTTGGACTTCAAGACTTTCGTTACGTCGGAAACAGTTGCCAAGGGCATACGGGCTACCGGGGTCCCATCCGAGTTCAAAGTCCTGGAAGAATCCGCTGAGACGCCGCTGTTCCACACCGCACCGCTAGAGGTCGTACTGAAGGATAAGTCAATTGTCATAGCATCCTACTACGAGATAATCGACCTGTTCCGGAGCCTCGAAGAAGCTAACCTCAGGAGCAAGAGGGTTGTCTACATCCTTACCGAGCCCGAACCTGCAGCGGAGGAGATGCAGCAGTACGAAACTGTCAACAGATGGCTGTCAATGTTCGGGATACAGAGCTACCGGTTGCGAGTCTCAGGGCACTACTACCCTTTCGAGTTTGAGGAGATACTGAAGACTATAAAGCCGAAGGAAATCATCCCAATCCACACCTTCCGCGCTGATCTAATGCTGAGACTGGCGAAGGCCTACATGAAGAAATAA
- a CDS encoding transposase: protein MCAVDSTGFSIWRYVRWLTVRHGRRKRRKDFLKLHFIVDCDSLLILSFKVTPPFKADSRQVKELLRLMGGLSRLCADKAYLSRKICDLVAKHGGRALHSHQEERHEDQGAWLEPLEGDADDVLEEQEAL, encoded by the coding sequence ATCTGCGCCGTTGATAGCACTGGCTTCTCCATCTGGAGGTACGTGAGATGGCTCACTGTAAGGCACGGCCGAAGGAAGAGACGGAAGGACTTCCTCAAGCTTCATTTCATCGTTGACTGCGACTCCCTCCTCATCCTCTCCTTCAAGGTCACCCCTCCCTTCAAGGCCGACTCGAGGCAGGTCAAGGAGCTTCTCAGGCTCATGGGCGGCCTTTCAAGGCTCTGCGCCGACAAGGCGTACCTATCCAGGAAGATATGTGACCTCGTGGCGAAGCACGGAGGGAGGGCTCTACATAGCCATCAAGAGGAACGTCACGAGGATCAGGGCGCATGGCTCGAACCCTTGGAGGGGGATGCTGACGATGTACTGGAGGAGCAAGAAGCTCTATGA
- a CDS encoding transposase has protein sequence MYWRSKKLYERRYHRRSLAETAISTVKRRFGHALRSRKRIGQKNEPKLKVLAYNLSIIARSIAYVG, from the coding sequence ATGTACTGGAGGAGCAAGAAGCTCTATGAAAGGAGGTACCATAGGAGGAGCCTGGCGGAGACGGCCATATCCACAGTGAAGAGGAGGTTCGGACACGCCCTCCGTTCGAGGAAGAGGATAGGGCAGAAGAACGAGCCCAAGCTGAAGGTCTTGGCCTACAACCTGTCCATCATAGCTAGGTCGATAGCCTATGTTGGTTAA